The following are encoded in a window of Castanea sativa cultivar Marrone di Chiusa Pesio chromosome 5, ASM4071231v1 genomic DNA:
- the LOC142635308 gene encoding uncharacterized protein LOC142635308, translating into MKIEAESDDQLSDLPSGEIAMKLSGNTKARIRSQWANALIVKVFGKTVGYNYLRSRVMGPSSANLSSWIRLPELPIEDYDHSVLREIGEAIGLVLRIDTHTAAEFRGRFARLCVQANLDKPIVRLLNFGGIDQRIQYEGISSLCFACGWVGHKVETCPYKIRTSSAEGRNSEENRSQDAEECTAQDKDSFGPWVLVTRKKQQFRKVMKDQTRPSHLGSLANSPINQNASSPLSHALGLDKAEINNREGKRKPNEPIDNCAPYANNSVETFHIDKPNHVISLLKDNKILTRFGTPIEAIVKQFALRASETSDTTLKEFKAKGSSSSLGASCRVMALGEKMDQDSGVNECEQSVKTNLMSIEGEDKMISSAYSDHGPCLEVVSASITNYPLRRIDPKLRPGNMGGERAIGTADRLPFDGAIFANTIGLTRGLWLLWDSAQVDIAELSSTEQEIHVVVTPSYSNNPWLLSAIYASPRYVERRLLWETLEAISGLHSLPWVIAGDFNEVLIGEDKFGGRPVNINKALRFQECLDSCRMIDIGYSGPRYTRSNNRPLTGLNQERIDRVFVNADWNGLYLEAHVRHLERSHSNHCQVLLILARNQGISFPCPFRFQLMWLSHSTFPVVVRDAWMSPTVLAQVVSNFETKVTEWNKNVFANLFYHRKRIIARLKGVQAALSRNANDFLVGLEKDLRANLNEYPNLKMNSGL; encoded by the exons ATGAAGATCGAAGCAGAGTCCGATGATCAGCTTTCTGACCTCCCTTCAGGTGAAATAGCGATGAAGTTATCTGGAAACACCAAAGCTAGAATAAGATCACAATGGGCGAATGCTTTGATAGTGAAGGTCTTTGGTAAAACGGTAGGATATAACTACCTTCGTTCACGTGTTATGGG ACCTTCATCGGCCAACTTGTCATCATGGATTCGTCTCCCTGAGCTACCTATAGAAGATTATGATCACTCGGTGTTACGGGAAATTGGAGAAGCCATAGGACTTGTCTTGAGAATTGATACCCACACGGCGGCGGAATTCAGAGGACGTTTTGCAAGATTGTGTGTGCAAGCCAACTTGGATAAACCTATAGTAAGACTCCTCAATTTTGGAGGGATAGACCAGCGAATTCAGTATGAGGGAATCAGCTCCTTGTGCTTTGCATGTGGATGGGTGGGGCATAAGGTGGAGACTTGCCCTTACAAGATCAGAACTTCATCGGCGGAAGGAAGAAACAGCGAAGAGAACAGAAGCCAAGATGCTGAGGAGTGTACTGCGCAAGACAAAGATTCTTTTGGACCCTGGGTCCTTGTTACACGAAAGAAGCAGCAATTCAGAAAAGTGATGAAAGACCAAACCCGGCCTTCCCATTTGGGATCCCTAGCCAATAGTCCTATAAATCAGAATGCTAGTAGCCCTCTCAGTCACGCTTTGGGCCTTGACAAAGCTGAGATTAATAATAGGGAGGGAAAGAGAAAGCCCAATGAACCTATAGACAATTGTGCCCCCTATGCAAACAACTCGGTGGAGACCTTTCACATTGACAAGCCCAATCACGTGATTTCTTTGCTCAAGGACAACAAG ATACTAACCCGTTTTGGCACTCCCATTGAGGCCATAGTCAAGCAATTTGCCCTCAGAGCCTCAGAAACTTCAGACACAACTCTCAAGGAGTTCAAGGCCAAAggatcttcttcttccttgggAGCTTCTTGCAGAGTTATGGCCTTGGGGGAGAAAATGGACCAAGACAGTGGCGTAAATGAGTGTGAGCAATCAGTCAAGACCAATCTTATGAGTATAGAAGGTGAAGATAAGATGATCAGCTCTGCCTATTCGGACCATGGACCTTGCCTTGAAGTTGTTTCAGCTAGCATCACCAACTACCCTTTGAGGCGAATAGACCCTAAGCTTCGGCCAGGGAATATGGG TGGTGAGAGAGCCATAGGAACTGCTGACAGATTACCCTTTGATGGGGCTATTTTTGCCAACACTATTGGTCTGACAAGGGGTTTATGGCTTCTGTGGGACTCTGCTCAAGTGGATATAGCCGAGCTGTCTTCAACAGAGCAAGAAATTCATGTGGTGGTCACTCCTAGTTATTCTAATAATCCTTGGCTCTTGTCTGCCATATATGCTAGTCCAAGGTACGTGGAAAGACGTCTCTTATGGGAAACTTTGGAAGCTATTTCTGGTCTCCACTCCCTTCCTTGGGTCATTGCTGGTGACTTTAATGAAGTGCTTATAGGAGAAGACAAATTCGGAGGGAGACCAGTTAACATCAATAAAGCCCTTCGATTTCAAGAGTGCTTGGATTCTTGTAGGATGATTGACATTGGCTATTCTGGTCCTCGCTACACGAGGTCCAATAATAGGCCTTTGACTGGCCTCAACCAAGAGAGAATTGATAGGGTCTTTGTCAATGCTGACTGGAATGGTCTTTACCTTGAAGCTCATGTTAGACACTTGGAGAGGTCTCACTCAAATCATTGCCAAGTTTTGCTGATCTTGGCTAGGAATCAGGGCATTTCTTTTCCTTGCCCATTTAGATTTCAGCTGATGTGGCTGTCTCACTCAACCTTTCCTGTGGTGGTTAGAGATGCTTGGATGAGCCCAACTGTCCTGGCACAGGTAGTCTCTAATTTTGAGACAAAAGTGACAGAGTggaataaaaatgtttttgcaaatttattttaCCATAGGAAAAGAATCATTGCTAGACTTAAGGGTGTGCAGGCAGCCCTATCAAGGAATGCAAATGATTTTCTAGTTGGTTTAGAGAAGGACCTTAGAGCGAATCTTAATGAGTATCCAAACTTGAAGATGAATTCTGGGCTATAA